Within the Pengzhenrongella sicca genome, the region ACCCATCCGCGGTGGCCTCGCACGACCGACGCGAAGCCTGCGCAACACGGCCGTGGCTCGCTCGAGCGAGCGACGAGGCGCTTGCTCCGGCGGCCGGCGGCCGACAGACTGCGGCGATGGAGAACGTCGACGAATCTCAGCTGATCGCGCAGGTGACCGAGCGCCTGCATGGCCGGTTCCCGGACCTCGCGGTCGAGACGGTCCGGACGGCGGTCCTGCGGGCGCAGCTCGAGCTGGATGGCCGGGAGGTGCGGGCCTTCGTCCCGATTCTCGTGGAGCGCGCCGCCCGCGAGAGCCTCGCGTCGTATGCGCGCTCCATCCCGGCGCGGACGGCGCGAGCCGGCCGATGAAGGAGATCCGTCGCCGCATTGCCGGCTGACCGCGGCGCGGTTATCCACAGATCTCTCGCGGCCCGGTTCGTGGACGCTGCCCCGTTATTGGCCGGATCTCCTGTTCGAGGAGTCCGCAGGCGATCCAGCTACCGTGCCGGGTCTGTGCCGTCGCGGGACGCCTATCCGAGGTCGTCGTTGCCCGCCTGGAGACGACGCCGAGGCGACGTGTCCGCACGCGCTGGTGGGTGGGTGCCCGTCTGGCACCCCGTCGCGGAGGCGGACGGCGTCTCGGTCGTCGTGCTACGCGCCTGCCAGGTCGTGCAGGTTGATCGCCGCGACGACCTGGTCGTAGTCGCCGCGGGCCTCGCCGTAGCGCAGGAACTTGACGTTCTCGACCTGGATCTCCTTCGCGTCGGGCTGGGACTCGATGAGGGTGATGACCTCGGAGATGAACTCGTCGAGCGGCATCGCGATGGCGCTGTCCCGTTGACCCGGGAGGAGATCGGTCGCCACCGCCGGCGGCTCGAGTTCGAGGACCTGGACGCTCGTGCCTGCGAGCTGGAGGCGGATCGACTCGCTGAGCATGTGGATGGCGGCCTTGCTGGCGTTGTAGCTGGGCGTGGCCTGCAGCGGAGCGAACGCCAGTCCGGAGGACACGGTGACGATCGCGGCCTCGGCTCGGCTCTGCAGGTGCTCGGTGAAGGCGGCGATGAGCCGGATCGGTCCGAGCACGTTGGTGGTGATCGTCTGCTCGGCAGAAGCGAGGAAGGATTCCGGATCGGTCCAGTCCTCGACTCGCATGATGCCGGCCATCGGGATGAGCACGTTGAGCTCGGGGTGCTCGGCGATGACCTGCTGGGCGAGTGTGGCGACGTTCTCGGGGTCAGTCGTGTCGATCCGGTAGGAGTGGAGTCCGGGGTGCTCGGCGCTGATCTGGTCGAGCAGCTCGGTGCGGCGGCCGCCGATGATGACCTCGTTGCCCTTGGCCCTGAGGGCGAGGGCGAGGGCCAGGCCAATGCCGCTGGTCGCGCCGGCGATGAAGATGGTATTTCCCGTGATCTGCATGGTTGGAGTCTCGGCGCGCCTTCGGCACTGCACCAGGGAGTAGTTGTCGGGGGAGTGGGGATCCCTGGTTGGCGCGGTCGGCCGGGCCGATACTTCGATGGTGGACCGTGATGCGCTTGCCGACTTCCTCGTCCGTCACCGCGCCGCGCTCAGGCCGGGTGACGTCGGGCTGAGCGCGGGCGTGCGCCGTCGTGCCCCTGGGCTGCGCCGCGAGGAGGTTGCCCAGCTCGCGGTGATGTCGACCGACTACTACACCCGTCTCGAGCAGCGACGCGGACCGCAGCCGAGCACCCAGATGCTCGGCTCGCTCGCCCGCGGCCTGAGGCTGACACCTGACGAGCGCGACTACATGTACCGGGTGGCGGGCCACAGCGCGCCGGACCGTGCCGCCATGACGGACTATGTCGCGCCGGCCCTGCTGCGGGTGCTCGACCGACTCACTGACACCCCGGCGTTCATCATCGACGCGCTCGGCCAGACCCTCGTGCAGAACGACCCCGCTCGCGCGCTGTTCGGCGACGCCAGCGGACTCGCTGGCTGGGAGCGCAGCGGCATCTATCGCTGGTTCCTTCGCCCCGACCAAGAACGGTGGCGCTACCCGGAGCACGACCGGGACCGGCAGGGCCGGGCGCAGGTCGCCTCGCTGCGCGCCGCCTACGCGAGGATGGGACGGCGTTCGCGGGCCGGTGCACTGGTTCGCGAACTCACGGCCCGGAGCCCGGAGTTCGCCGAACTCTGGGAAGCCCATGAGGTGAGTCGCCGCTTCGAGGACCACAAGGTGCTCATCCACCCCGAGATCGGATCGATCGAGGTCGACTGCCAAGTGCTGTTCACCGAGGACGAGTCTCAGGCGCTCCTGGTGCTGACGGCGCCTCCGCGCAGCGAGGCGGAGAGCAAGCTCACGCTCCTGGCTGTTCTCGGCACCCAGGAGTTCGCGAGCGGTCAGGGCTGAGCCACGTCATCGCGAGCGAGGCCCCGGGGTCCGGCTGCCCCCGCTCAGCCAGACCTGGCCCTGCCGGGCCACCAACAACGTCGGCGCGTTGCCGGCTGACCGCGGCGAGGTTATCCACAGATCTCTCGCGGCCCGGTTCGGGCAGGCGCGGATGAGAGAGCGTTGCGCGCATGACGCCCGTCCCCGCAGCCCGCCGCGTCGCCGTCGTCGTCCTCGCCGCGATCGCCGCCCTCTTGCTCACCGCGTGCCAGGAGAGGACGCCCGAACCCGCGCCGTCGGCGGCCCCCGTGCTGGACGTGACCTTCACGCCCGTCGACGTGCCGACCGACATGCGCGCGACGGCGGACGCGCCCGCCGTCTGGGGGACGACGGCCCTGCCGTCCGACGGAACGCTGCCGCGGCTGGCCGTCGGCCTGGTCTCCCCGGGGCCGTCCGGTCGCACCGCGGTGCGGGTCTGGTCCAGCGCCGCCGACGCCTCCGCGATGACCGAGCAGGCCACCCTTGACATCGCCGGCACGACCGCTGGCCCGACTGCCGGCCCGAGCGCCGACGCGACCGGCGGCACGACCGGCGGCGCGAACGGCACCGCGAGCGACGTCCAGGCCGTCACCGTCGCCGGCAGCGCGGGGATCTCCGCGATCTCCGGGTACGCCTGGACCGGCACGACCGACGAGAGCTTCCTGCTGACCTCCGCCGACCGCACCACCTGGACGCCGGTCGAGCTCGACGCGGCCGCGCGCGCTGCGCGCACCCACGAGTCCGGCGCCGACGCCCAGCGCGTGGTGCTCGCGGGCGACGGCCTGGTCTCGCGGCGACCCGCCGTCGTCGTCCACACGGTCGCGACGGGCGAGACGTCCACTACCGCGCTGCCGGCCCTCGGCGACGACGAGGCGCAGGTGGTGACGGGCGTGGCGGTGGCGGGCGACGTCGTCGTCGTCACCGCCGAGCGCGGGCCCCGCGGCGAGCCGGCGACGCCGGTCAGCTACGTGTCCACCGACGCGGGTGCGACGTTCGGTGCCGCGCGGGACGTGACGGCGTCGGCGCGGGCGGACGTCGCCGGCGTCGTGTGGACGGGCACCGAGTTCGTGGCCACCGGCTCCGACCGGTCCGCGGGCGAGGGCAGCAGCCGGCCCGCCGCGTGGGCCTCGCCGGACGGCGCGACCTGGACCCCGGACGGCCTCGCGCCGTTCGGAGCGGACCCGCTCGGCTGGGCGGTGAAGGGCGCTCCCGCGCGCTTCAGTCGCCCCACCACCTCGAACGGTGAGGTCGCGGTGGCGATCACGCAGTCCGCGAACCCGGCCGTGTACCTGCGCTACCGCCGGGCCGACGGCGCCTGGACCGAGCCGGTCGCGACCGTCGAGTACCCCTCCGCAGACCCGGCGGCCGTCGCGGTGCGGACCGCGGGCGGGCTGGCCGCGGTGATCGAGGCGAACGGCGCGCTCGCCGAGGTCCGCGCGACGGCGGGCGGGCTGGCGGCGGGCGGGTCGGCGGAAGGCGCGTCGCTCAACGAGTGGCGGCAGGGCTACGGCGTCGACTCGCTGCACGCCCTGCCGGGCGCCGTCGGCGTGGCCGCCGCGCAGCTCGTCTTCGAGTTCACCGCCGGCGACGACGGCGACGGCGGCAGGTACGGCTTCGTGCAGTTCCTGGCCCCCGCGAGCTACACCTACGCGGGCGGCCGCCTGCGCGCGGTGGCCTGGGGCCCGCCCGACCTGGTCACGCACAGCGCCCCGGTGTTCGGCACCGACGCCGGGTCGGGCACGTCCGTGCTCGCCGCGGTCGCCACCGCCGAGGAGGGCTTCCCGATGCACGCCTGGGTCAGTCCCGCCGGAGCCGGCTGGCAGCCCGTCACGGGCATCGAGGAGCTGGGGTTCCAGCGGCCGCGGGCGGTCGCGATGACCTCGGCCGGCTGGCTGCTTGCCGCCGATGCGGGGACGAGCGGCGACTACTCCGACTCGCGCGTGGCGGCGCTGTGGACCTCGCCCGACGGCCTCGCGTGGACGCGGGCGGCCGGCCAGTTCCAGACCGACGGCGGCGGGGACTCCTCGATCACGGCGATCTGCGACCTGCCGGGCGGCCCGGTCGCCGTCGGCTGGGCCGAGGACGCCGACCGGGTCTCCCACGCCACGGCCTGGACGAACGACGGCGCCGGCTGGGCGCCGGTCGCCCTGACCGACGCCCCGGGCTCGTTCTTCACGTCCTGCGTCGCGACCGAGA harbors:
- a CDS encoding three-helix bundle dimerization domain-containing protein; this encodes MENVDESQLIAQVTERLHGRFPDLAVETVRTAVLRAQLELDGREVRAFVPILVERAARESLASYARSIPARTARAGR
- a CDS encoding SDR family oxidoreductase, with product MQITGNTIFIAGATSGIGLALALALRAKGNEVIIGGRRTELLDQISAEHPGLHSYRIDTTDPENVATLAQQVIAEHPELNVLIPMAGIMRVEDWTDPESFLASAEQTITTNVLGPIRLIAAFTEHLQSRAEAAIVTVSSGLAFAPLQATPSYNASKAAIHMLSESIRLQLAGTSVQVLELEPPAVATDLLPGQRDSAIAMPLDEFISEVITLIESQPDAKEIQVENVKFLRYGEARGDYDQVVAAINLHDLAGA
- a CDS encoding helix-turn-helix transcriptional regulator, whose translation is MDRDALADFLVRHRAALRPGDVGLSAGVRRRAPGLRREEVAQLAVMSTDYYTRLEQRRGPQPSTQMLGSLARGLRLTPDERDYMYRVAGHSAPDRAAMTDYVAPALLRVLDRLTDTPAFIIDALGQTLVQNDPARALFGDASGLAGWERSGIYRWFLRPDQERWRYPEHDRDRQGRAQVASLRAAYARMGRRSRAGALVRELTARSPEFAELWEAHEVSRRFEDHKVLIHPEIGSIEVDCQVLFTEDESQALLVLTAPPRSEAESKLTLLAVLGTQEFASGQG